The Candidatus Eisenbacteria bacterium genomic sequence GATCGCCGTCCATCCCGACGAGCCGTACTTCCTCACGATGCGGGCCCAGTCCCTGCTCGCCGCCGGCGACGCGGACGGGGCCCTGGAGCATCTGGCCCGCGCCGCGCGAGGCGCGCCGGACTACGGGCTTCCGCTCTGCATGATGGGCGACATCCTGTTCGATCAGAAGCGCGCTCCGGAAGGCGCGGTCGCCCACTGGACCGACGCGGTCGCGCGGGATCCGAAGGATGTGCGGCCACAAATGAGGCTGAGCGATTGGTATCTCGCCAGCCGGCAGTTCGAGCGCGCGATCGACGTCTCCCAGAGGGCGCTCGAGATCGACCCCCGGCTCGAGTGGGCCCATCTCAACATCGCCCGCGCCTACGCCGAGATGGGCCAACTCGAACTCGCGATCGACTGGACCAAGAGAGCGATCCGCGTCAACTCCCGATCGGTCGATGCCCTGGACCTCCTCGGCCTCGCGCGCCTGAGCCGCGGCGAGCCGGGGGAGGCGGCGAAGATCTTCGAGAAGGCGATCCGGATCCGCCCGACGGACGCGGTTCTCACGCACGCCGGGATCGCCCACGCGCACATGAAGAACGCCGAGCGGGCGATCGCGCTGCTCGAGCGCGCTCTCGAGATGAACCCGAGGAATCCGGAAGCGAACTACCAGATCGGGCTGCTCCTCGAAGGGAGGGGCGACCGCGGCCGCGGAGTCGAGCATCTCCGCCGGGCCGCCCGCCTCGGCTTCCCCCCCGCGGAGCAGGCGCTGCGCGCGCGGGGGGCCGCATGGTGACCGAAACCAGACCCGCTGGGGGAATCGTCTTCCACAAGACGATGGACCGCCCGGCGATGGTTGAGTTCTACAGGGGCCGCGTCGGGATGCGCGTCTGGCTCGAGCAGGCCGACTGCACGATCCTGAGCCACGGGAACCTCCTCCTCGGCCTCTGCCAGCGCGAGGAACGGACGACGGAAGGGATCCTCTGCGAGGATCGCTACGTGGCGACCGTCACCCCCGTCGGCTTTCCGGCGAGCTGGCCGCAGGCCTCGCCGCGCCGGCCTCTCGACTTGAGGGAGGCGTGACCGCCGGCGGCGCTCACTCCACCTGGAACCAGAGCGAGGCTCCCCAGTAGAGATCGTCCGTCCCCACCGCCGGGCCGAAGACGGCCTGCATCTCGCTCGTGTGCTCCCGCGACAGGAAGTGCGTGGCCATGACGACCCGGTATCTCCGCGAGTGGGCCAGGAGCGCGTGAAGGACGTACTGCTCCGTGTAGAGCCTCTTCTGGTACAGGAACGGATAGTCGTACGGGATGAAGACATCGTGGACGTGGACGAGCGTCCCCGCGGGGACCGAAGGGAGGATCTTGTTGTAGATCTGCGGGATGTCGCCCCGGGCGCGCGCGATATGACTCGAGTCGATGAAGAGCAGCGCGCCCCCGTCGAGGGGGAGATGATCCGCGCCGATCTCCTCCACGCGGCGATTGATGATCACGTCGGCATGCCCCCTCACATCGGCCCTCGGCTCGGGATCGATCACCGTGATCCGCGATTGGAGGCCATGCTCCGAGGAGACCTTCCTCGCGATCATCGTGCTATACCCCGCCCCGATCTCGACGATGCTCGGCGGACGATGGTCGAGGATCATCGCCGCGTAGATCTCCGCGTCGGGCGTCGGATAGGTGCCGTTGTGGATTCGATCCTGGCCCGGACACCTCGTGTTGATGCGCGGGTCCTCGCGGAGCGACCGGAAGAGATCGGCGCGCGAGGTCTTCCACCTGGCGAGGAGGGCCAGCTGCTCGTCCGGGCGCAGGTCGATCCCCCCGTGGCCGATCCGATCCCGAGGCCGGAAGCTCGACAGGTCGGACTCCGGGAGATCGGGGGGCAACACCCACTGCCGGACATACCGATCGAACTCCCTCCGGGATCCGAAACCCGGAGCGAGCCGCCGGATGATCCCGCCCGCCCATCGCCTCGGTTTGCCGCCCGCCGGTTGCAGAGACATGCGGCCTATATCCTACCGCGGATCAGTAGCGGCAGGAACCGCCGCGTCTGGCGTGGTAGTCCTGGTGGTAGTCCTCCGCGGGATAGAAAGGGCCGGCCGGCTCGATCTTCGTCACGATGGGACGCCCGAGCTGCTTCGCCGACCCCTGCAGGGAAGCGACATGCGCTCTTGCCTTCGATGCCTGCTCGTCCGTGGCCGCGAAGATCGCCGAACGGTACTGCTCGCCCACGTCCGGCCCCTGGCGATTGAGGGTCGTCGGATCGTGGATCTCGAAGAAGACGCGCAGGAGATCCTCGTACGCGAGACGCGCGGGATCGAAGGTGACGCGCACGGTCTCGGCGTGCCCCGTCCGGCCGCCGCAGACCTGCTGGTAGGTGGGAT encodes the following:
- a CDS encoding class I SAM-dependent methyltransferase, translating into MSLQPAGGKPRRWAGGIIRRLAPGFGSRREFDRYVRQWVLPPDLPESDLSSFRPRDRIGHGGIDLRPDEQLALLARWKTSRADLFRSLREDPRINTRCPGQDRIHNGTYPTPDAEIYAAMILDHRPPSIVEIGAGYSTMIARKVSSEHGLQSRITVIDPEPRADVRGHADVIINRRVEEIGADHLPLDGGALLFIDSSHIARARGDIPQIYNKILPSVPAGTLVHVHDVFIPYDYPFLYQKRLYTEQYVLHALLAHSRRYRVVMATHFLSREHTSEMQAVFGPAVGTDDLYWGASLWFQVE
- a CDS encoding tetratricopeptide repeat protein, with the translated sequence IAVHPDEPYFLTMRAQSLLAAGDADGALEHLARAARGAPDYGLPLCMMGDILFDQKRAPEGAVAHWTDAVARDPKDVRPQMRLSDWYLASRQFERAIDVSQRALEIDPRLEWAHLNIARAYAEMGQLELAIDWTKRAIRVNSRSVDALDLLGLARLSRGEPGEAAKIFEKAIRIRPTDAVLTHAGIAHAHMKNAERAIALLERALEMNPRNPEANYQIGLLLEGRGDRGRGVEHLRRAARLGFPPAEQALRARGAAW